The following are from one region of the Littorina saxatilis isolate snail1 linkage group LG2, US_GU_Lsax_2.0, whole genome shotgun sequence genome:
- the LOC138959299 gene encoding TNFAIP3-interacting protein 1-like isoform X2: MDSQSEMLEVATGSGSSSSDSIVNISRSGASSISTSASTSNTTATEKLNIEIASLKEDKKNLEGRIRGYKTLSDLLVECRKENEQLKLQVTSLTLFVKQNERMSDVDRRSIACSPFSLVSMEALRQQGKNSNPSELDMNNLSLSHQTFDNNRPTMTSPRNTISPSHISHPPVSGPPTSLQETVGPPGKEDETRLISLTTPTKGGSEPAWTPLEKMPKQESLGLISSSSPAASLSPEKRALASTADREASSADSKAGLKESLTSGSSSPELLQLDSDKYEEATYEKVGRQLGRGHAGLTGSMYGATGGRREESTRPVDFPSLSSGLSSGMVQSQPHSHSSSIYNPPFMAMRHQSQMGAASDKPNSGLAAEVETITERLNSEPGDSSPAIAFQMHQIAERISRLEQKERDQKKLIDTLMRENQDLKRQVKMTDSSHQSETVQLREQNTRLMQQLKSQNRGEETSVLKASGTHGDWVHVERSLHTGESLNASDQSLVDRVRKLEQEKAELQRANSNWKSQWDKMEQSQQIKMGDLRSKLAMTEQELSTFRARLAEQASEFESRMLEMKRRIEEEENQKEDAQHRLCLAERQVTELSDQLNEVRTQLSDTARDKQALAAEISVLQAHATGQEKQMTRAGGSRSGSQAALEGEIAMLKEQLKVFAEDFEHEREDRTTAQSARDAAKKNAETLTRQNHSLNSQVKHLQKQIKDRDDTISWTLRQNETLQRQQSDFKKKLASEWEEKQNLQRMLTLAQRQQQQQQQQQHQQQPMRNPYLQHDPQPAYSSAGFYQPPLQPPTGPRTVPYYSGQGLSQPLNRTAPAAMSPEHLPGAWTCVACTYINYPGRTVCESCGLVNSPRADNYGYNSHDMYGSSDHALLMSRGGEQNGQGPTNGGDLVIDSGAWATPIAQ, from the exons ATGGATTCACAGTCTGAAATGCTTGAAGTAGCCACAGGaagcggcagcagcagcagtgacAGCATTGTTAACATCAGCCGCTCCGGTGCCTCCAGTATTTCAACATCTGCCTCCACATCCAACACGACCGCCACGGAAAAGCTCAACATAGAAATTGCATCATTGAAAGAAGATAAAAAAAACCTTGAAGGTCGCATCCGAGGTTACAAGACTTTAA GTGACTTGCTGGTTGAGTGCCGCAAAGAGAACGAACAACTGAAGTTACAGGTGACATCACTGACGCTGTTCGTGAAACAGAACGAGAGGATGTCTGATGTTGACCGCAGGTCCATCGCCTGTAGTCCGTTCTCTCTTGTCTCCATGGAGGCTTTACGG CAACAGGGAAAGAACAGCAACCCATCTGAGCTCGACATGAACAACCTCTCACTCTCACACCAGACGTTCGACAACAACAGACCTACTATGACAAGCCCCAGGAATACAATCTCGCCTTCTCACATTTCGCACCCCCCAGTGTCTGGGCCACCAACCTCTCTGCAAGAGACTGTAGGACCACCAGGGAAAGAAGACGAGACCAGGCTCATTTCGTTGACCACTCCCACGAAAGGTGGATCCGAACCAGCCTGGACACCTCTGGAGAAGATGCCAAAGCAGGAGTCCCTGGGACTGATCAGCAGCTCATCTCCAGCGGCTAGCCTTTCACCTGAAAAGCGGGCACTGGCATCTACTGCAGATAGGGAAGCATCTTCTGCTGACAGCAAGGCTGGGCTTAAAGAGTCACTGACTAGCGGTAGCAGCTCTCCAGAGCTCCTGCAGTTGGACTCGGATAAATACGAGGAAGCAACTTACGAGAAAGTTGGTCGACAGCTGGGTCGAGGTCACGCTGGCCTGACTGGTTCCATGTACGGGGCGACTGGCGGCAGAAGAGAGGAGTCAACAAGACCTGTGGACTTCCCCAGTCTGTCGTCAGGGCTGAGCAGTGGCATGGTGCAGTCCCAACCCCACAGCCACAGCAGCAGCATATACAACCCTCCGTTCATG GCCATGAGGCACCAGAGCCAGATGGGCGCAGCGTCAGACAAGCCCAATTCTGGCCTTGCGGCAGAGGTGGAGACCATTACTGAGCGTCTCAACAGTGAACCGGGCGACAGCTCCCCCGCCATTGCTTTCCAGATGCACCAGATTGCTGAGCGCATCTCCAGGCTGGAGCAGAAAGAGAGGGACCAAAAG aaaCTGATTGACACCTTAATGAGAGAAAACCAAGATCTGAAGAGACAGGTGAAAATGACCGACAGCTCACACCAGTCTGAAACTGTTCAGCTCAG GGAGCAGAACACACGGCTGATGCAGCAGCTGAAGAGTCAGAATCGTGGAGAAGAGACATCTGTCCTGAAAGCGTCCGGCACTCATGGTGACTGGGTTCATGTGGAACGTTCCCTGCACACG GGTGAAAGCCTCAATGCCTCTGACCAGTCCCTGGTTGATCGGGTTCGCAAGCTTGAGCAAGAAAAGGCTGAG CTTCAGCGCGCCAACAGCAACTGGAAAAGCCAGTGGGACAAGATGGAGCAGAGTCAGCAAATCAAGATGGGCGACTTACGGAGCAAGCTTGCAATGACCGAGCAGGAGCTCTCGACCTTCAGAGCACGCTTGGCTGAGCAGGCGTCAGAATTTGAGTCACGCATGTTGGAGATGAAGCGACGCATTGAGGAAGAGGAG AACCAGAAGGAAGATGCTCAGCATCGGCTTTGTCTTGCTGAGCGCCAGGTCACGGAACTGTCAGACCAGCTGAACGAGGTTCGAACTCAGCTATCTGACACTGCAAGGGATAAGCAAGCCTTGGCGGCTGAGATCAGTGTC CTTCAGGCTCATGCGACTGGCCAGGAGAAGCAGATGACCAGAGCAGGTGGCTCCAGATCTGGTTCCCAGGCCGCTCTAGAAGGTGAAATCGCCATGCTGAAAGAACAG CTCAAGGTGTTTGCCGAGGACTTTGAGCATGAGCGAGAAGATCGTACCACTGCACAGTCAGCGAGAGATGCTGCCAAGAAGAACGCTGAGACCTTGACACGTCAAAACCATTCTCTGAACTCCCAGGTCAAACATCTGCAGAAGCAA ATCAAAGACCGAGATGACACAATTTCATGGACTCTGCGTCAGAATGAGACATTGCAGCGACAGCAGTCTGACTTCAAGAAGAAG CTTGCTTCCGAGTGGGAGGAGAAGCAAAACCTGCAACGAATGCTGACACTGGCCCAgcgacagcagcagcaacaacagcagcagcaacaccaGCAACAACCAATGCGCAACCCTTACCTGCAGCATGACCCTCAACCTGCATACAGCTCAGCAGGTTTTTACCAGCCCCCTCTCCAACCCCCCACTGGCCCTCGCACAGTTCCGTACTATAGTGGACAGGGGCTGTCGCAGCCTCTGAACCGCACTGCGCCTGCTGCCATGTCCCCTGAACATCTGCCTGGCGCGTGGACCTGTGTTGCGTGCACGTACATCAATTACCCGGGACGCACTGTGTGTGAGAGCTGCGGTCTGGTTAACTCGCCCA GAGCTGATAACTACGGCTACAACTCACATGACATGTACGGTTCTTCAGACCATGCA TTACTCATGTCCAGAGGGGGTGAGCAGAACGGTCAAGGACCAACCAACGGCGGCGACCTGGTCATTGACTCTGGGGCATGGGCAACCCCTATTGCCCAGTGA
- the LOC138959299 gene encoding TNFAIP3-interacting protein 1-like isoform X1, translated as MDSQSEMLEVATGSGSSSSDSIVNISRSGASSISTSASTSNTTATEKLNIEIASLKEDKKNLEGRIRGYKTLSDLLVECRKENEQLKLQVTSLTLFVKQNERMSDVDRRSIACSPFSLVSMEALRQQGKNSNPSELDMNNLSLSHQTFDNNRPTMTSPRNTISPSHISHPPVSGPPTSLQETVGPPGKEDETRLISLTTPTKGGSEPAWTPLEKMPKQESLGLISSSSPAASLSPEKRALASTADREASSADSKAGLKESLTSGSSSPELLQLDSDKYEEATYEKVGRQLGRGHAGLTGSMYGATGGRREESTRPVDFPSLSSGLSSGMVQSQPHSHSSSIYNPPFMAMRHQSQMGAASDKPNSGLAAEVETITERLNSEPGDSSPAIAFQMHQIAERISRLEQKERDQKKLIDTLMRENQDLKRQVKMTDSSHQSETVQLREQNTRLMQQLKSQNRGEETSVLKASGTHGDWVHVERSLHTGESLNASDQSLVDRVRKLEQEKAELQRANSNWKSQWDKMEQSQQIKMGDLRSKLAMTEQELSTFRARLAEQASEFESRMLEMKRRIEEEENQKEDAQHRLCLAERQVTELSDQLNEVRTQLSDTARDKQALAAEISVLKAHATGQEKQMTRAGGSRSGSQAALEGEIAMLKEQLKVFAEDFEHEREDRTTAQSARDAAKKNAETLTRQNHSLNSQVKHLQKQIKDRDDTISWTLRQNETLQRQQSDFKKKLASEWEEKQNLQRMLTLAQRQQQQQQQQQHQQQPMRNPYLQHDPQPAYSSAGFYQPPLQPPTGPRTVPYYSGQGLSQPLNRTAPAAMSPEHLPGAWTCVACTYINYPGRTVCESCGLVNSPRADNYGYNSHDMYGSSDHALLMSRGGEQNGQGPTNGGDLVIDSGAWATPIAQ; from the exons ATGGATTCACAGTCTGAAATGCTTGAAGTAGCCACAGGaagcggcagcagcagcagtgacAGCATTGTTAACATCAGCCGCTCCGGTGCCTCCAGTATTTCAACATCTGCCTCCACATCCAACACGACCGCCACGGAAAAGCTCAACATAGAAATTGCATCATTGAAAGAAGATAAAAAAAACCTTGAAGGTCGCATCCGAGGTTACAAGACTTTAA GTGACTTGCTGGTTGAGTGCCGCAAAGAGAACGAACAACTGAAGTTACAGGTGACATCACTGACGCTGTTCGTGAAACAGAACGAGAGGATGTCTGATGTTGACCGCAGGTCCATCGCCTGTAGTCCGTTCTCTCTTGTCTCCATGGAGGCTTTACGG CAACAGGGAAAGAACAGCAACCCATCTGAGCTCGACATGAACAACCTCTCACTCTCACACCAGACGTTCGACAACAACAGACCTACTATGACAAGCCCCAGGAATACAATCTCGCCTTCTCACATTTCGCACCCCCCAGTGTCTGGGCCACCAACCTCTCTGCAAGAGACTGTAGGACCACCAGGGAAAGAAGACGAGACCAGGCTCATTTCGTTGACCACTCCCACGAAAGGTGGATCCGAACCAGCCTGGACACCTCTGGAGAAGATGCCAAAGCAGGAGTCCCTGGGACTGATCAGCAGCTCATCTCCAGCGGCTAGCCTTTCACCTGAAAAGCGGGCACTGGCATCTACTGCAGATAGGGAAGCATCTTCTGCTGACAGCAAGGCTGGGCTTAAAGAGTCACTGACTAGCGGTAGCAGCTCTCCAGAGCTCCTGCAGTTGGACTCGGATAAATACGAGGAAGCAACTTACGAGAAAGTTGGTCGACAGCTGGGTCGAGGTCACGCTGGCCTGACTGGTTCCATGTACGGGGCGACTGGCGGCAGAAGAGAGGAGTCAACAAGACCTGTGGACTTCCCCAGTCTGTCGTCAGGGCTGAGCAGTGGCATGGTGCAGTCCCAACCCCACAGCCACAGCAGCAGCATATACAACCCTCCGTTCATG GCCATGAGGCACCAGAGCCAGATGGGCGCAGCGTCAGACAAGCCCAATTCTGGCCTTGCGGCAGAGGTGGAGACCATTACTGAGCGTCTCAACAGTGAACCGGGCGACAGCTCCCCCGCCATTGCTTTCCAGATGCACCAGATTGCTGAGCGCATCTCCAGGCTGGAGCAGAAAGAGAGGGACCAAAAG aaaCTGATTGACACCTTAATGAGAGAAAACCAAGATCTGAAGAGACAGGTGAAAATGACCGACAGCTCACACCAGTCTGAAACTGTTCAGCTCAG GGAGCAGAACACACGGCTGATGCAGCAGCTGAAGAGTCAGAATCGTGGAGAAGAGACATCTGTCCTGAAAGCGTCCGGCACTCATGGTGACTGGGTTCATGTGGAACGTTCCCTGCACACG GGTGAAAGCCTCAATGCCTCTGACCAGTCCCTGGTTGATCGGGTTCGCAAGCTTGAGCAAGAAAAGGCTGAG CTTCAGCGCGCCAACAGCAACTGGAAAAGCCAGTGGGACAAGATGGAGCAGAGTCAGCAAATCAAGATGGGCGACTTACGGAGCAAGCTTGCAATGACCGAGCAGGAGCTCTCGACCTTCAGAGCACGCTTGGCTGAGCAGGCGTCAGAATTTGAGTCACGCATGTTGGAGATGAAGCGACGCATTGAGGAAGAGGAG AACCAGAAGGAAGATGCTCAGCATCGGCTTTGTCTTGCTGAGCGCCAGGTCACGGAACTGTCAGACCAGCTGAACGAGGTTCGAACTCAGCTATCTGACACTGCAAGGGATAAGCAAGCCTTGGCGGCTGAGATCAGTGTCCTCAAG GCTCATGCGACTGGCCAGGAGAAGCAGATGACCAGAGCAGGTGGCTCCAGATCTGGTTCCCAGGCCGCTCTAGAAGGTGAAATCGCCATGCTGAAAGAACAG CTCAAGGTGTTTGCCGAGGACTTTGAGCATGAGCGAGAAGATCGTACCACTGCACAGTCAGCGAGAGATGCTGCCAAGAAGAACGCTGAGACCTTGACACGTCAAAACCATTCTCTGAACTCCCAGGTCAAACATCTGCAGAAGCAA ATCAAAGACCGAGATGACACAATTTCATGGACTCTGCGTCAGAATGAGACATTGCAGCGACAGCAGTCTGACTTCAAGAAGAAG CTTGCTTCCGAGTGGGAGGAGAAGCAAAACCTGCAACGAATGCTGACACTGGCCCAgcgacagcagcagcaacaacagcagcagcaacaccaGCAACAACCAATGCGCAACCCTTACCTGCAGCATGACCCTCAACCTGCATACAGCTCAGCAGGTTTTTACCAGCCCCCTCTCCAACCCCCCACTGGCCCTCGCACAGTTCCGTACTATAGTGGACAGGGGCTGTCGCAGCCTCTGAACCGCACTGCGCCTGCTGCCATGTCCCCTGAACATCTGCCTGGCGCGTGGACCTGTGTTGCGTGCACGTACATCAATTACCCGGGACGCACTGTGTGTGAGAGCTGCGGTCTGGTTAACTCGCCCA GAGCTGATAACTACGGCTACAACTCACATGACATGTACGGTTCTTCAGACCATGCA TTACTCATGTCCAGAGGGGGTGAGCAGAACGGTCAAGGACCAACCAACGGCGGCGACCTGGTCATTGACTCTGGGGCATGGGCAACCCCTATTGCCCAGTGA